In a single window of the Podarcis raffonei isolate rPodRaf1 chromosome 14, rPodRaf1.pri, whole genome shotgun sequence genome:
- the TBC1D21 gene encoding TBC1 domain family member 21: MQKGVSAEKVEGPTSSEENIVGLRASISTLLSMKKLPIDSSEWQSYFDESGQLLKSREFISAKILERGLDPSVRSEAWKFLTGYYSWRSSCDERLTVDSMRRKSYESLCNMCEKIQPLLETEHRDFMEVRNIIKSDVQRLYIKDAQGNTLVDKSQLEKILLLNYVCNVKAEYQQGFHEMLLLFRLLVEKEHEIYWLFQFFLQKTENSCIMNVGVEKNLIMLRALIAFMDPTFAKHLEEKGRVVQSLFPWFCLFFQRVFKSFDDVWRLWEVFLTGLPCRNFQVIVAYTMLQTVRDQILREDMNGDDILMLCNNIVDLDADELISKSCNTYEVLLKYKDKVPKEFKEFFGLSL; encoded by the exons ATGCAGAAAGGGGTTTCTGCAGAAAAGGTTGAAGGCCCAACGTCCTCTGAAGAAAATATTGTAGGACTCAGGGCTTCTATCTCAACTCTACTG AGTATGAAGAAATTGCCAATTGACAGTTCAGAATGGCAAAGTTATTTTGATGAGAGCGGCCAGTTACTCAAGTCAAGAGAGTTCATTTCAGCCAAAATCCTGGAGAGG GGTTTGGATCCCTCTGTGAGATCAGAAGCATGGAAGTTTCTCACAGGTTATTACTCCTGGAGGAGTTCCTGTGACGAGAGACTGACAGTTGACAGCATGAGGCG GAAAAGTTACGAATCTTTGTGCAACATGTGTGAAAAGATCCAACCTCTCCTGGAGACTGAGCACAGGGATTTCATGGAGGTGCGAAACATCATCA AATCTGATGTTCAGAGGCTTTACATTAAAGATGCACAGGGCAACACACTTGTAGACAAAAGCCAGCTGGAAAAAATCCTTCTGCTGAACTATGTGTGCAATGTGAAAGCTG AATATCAGCAAGGCTTCCATGAGATGCTTTTGCTTTTCCGCCTACTTGTGGAGAAGGAGCATGAGATCTACTGGCTCTTCCAGTTCTTCCTCCAAAAAACA GAGAATAGCTGCATTATGAACGTTGGGGTGGAGAAAAACCTGATCATGCTTAGAGCCTTGATTGCATTTATGGATCCAACCTTTGCAAAGCATTTGG AAGAGAAAGGTCGAGTGGTGCAGTCCTTGTTCCCTTGGTTCTGCCTGTTTTTCCAGCGAGTTTTCAAGTCTTTTGACGATGTCTGGAGACTTTGGGAG GTGTTTCTGACTGGGCTGCCTTGCAGAAACTTTCAAGTGATTGTAGCCTACACAATGTTGCAGACAGTGAGAGATCAGATTCTCAGAGAAGACATGAATGGAGACGACATTTTGATG CTGTGCAATAACATCGTAGATCTGGATGCCGATGAATTGATCTCCAAATCCTGTAACACATATGAGGTTCTCCTGAAATATAAAGAtaag GTTCCGAAGGAGTTCAAGGAGTTCTTTGGTCTGTCACTATAA